A stretch of the Eretmochelys imbricata isolate rEreImb1 chromosome 15, rEreImb1.hap1, whole genome shotgun sequence genome encodes the following:
- the LOC144275588 gene encoding solute carrier family 2, facilitated glucose transporter member 11-like: MGSFLSDLVQYRKLFPMIFVLGIGGTFSYGFQVSMISYPSMYIKNFINDTWQERYYSVIDEQTLTLLWSFIVSTFSIAGFLGTISSRYLSAKYGKKKCLMFNNLLLIAAAFSWGFSKMAKSFEMILIGRFLCGFNSGVGCSLHGQYVAEISPKKLRGFTSVTVLFFANMGKCLGQIAGLSELLGTESLWPLLMAISGIAALVQLVTLPFFPESPSYLLMQKGDMEGCQKALKQLWGEGNHQGAVDDMEKEQATTKKIKPMNVLELLKDRSLRFQLYLLITVVVTMQLSGINAIYFYAFDVFRTAGFTEDRIPYISLGAGICEFCASIMCSFIIDKFGRRMLLLWGYGLMVLMLMVLTTTLSLQHQFFWMPYFSIALIFLLIIIFATGPAGASFPLMPELFTQSSRSSALVISMSLHWVGLYVIGMIFPYVVKSLGTFCFLIFVGFISISWILIYRFLPETKGKSVMEIKEEFNHLNFRKKSVQDMGENPSEKYISCTKL; encoded by the exons GTTCAGTATCGGAAACTATTTCCAATGATTTTTGTATTGGGAATTGGTGGAACCTTCTCATATGGCTTCCAAGTTTCCATGATCAGCTATCCTTCCATG TACATCAAGAACTTCATCAATGACACTTGGCAAGAGCGATACTATTCTGTCATCGATGAGCAGACCCTCACATTACTGTGGTCTTTCATTGTCTCTACCTTTAGCATTGCGGGATTCTTGGGAACTATCAGCTCAAGATACCTGTCTGCAAAATATGGAAA AAAGAAATGTCTCATGTTCAATAACCTGCTTCTGATAGCAGCTGCATTTTCCTGGGGCTTCAGTAAGATGGCAAAGTCCTTTGAGATGATTTTGATTGGACGTTTCCTTTGTGGTTTTAATTCAG gtgtgggttgCAGTTTACATGGCCAGTATGTGGCAGAAATTTCCCCTAAGAAGCTGCGTGGATTTACAAGTGTCACTGTCTTGTTTTTTGCGAACATGGGGAAATGCTTAGGGCAAATTGCAGGACTAAG TGAACTTTTAGGAACTGAATCCTTGTGGCCTTTACTGATGGCTATCAGTGGAATCGCAGCATTGGTGCAGCTGGTCACTCTCCCATTCTTCCCTGAGTCTCCATCCTACCTACTGATGCAAAAGGGAGACATGGAAGGCTGCCAGAAAG ctttgaagcagctttgggGTGAAGGGAATCATCAAGGAGCAGTAGATGATATGGAGAAGGAGCAGGctacaacaaaaaaaataaaacccatgaATGTCCTGGAACTCCTAAAAGACCGATCCTTGCGATTTCAGTTGTATTTATTGATCACTGTTGTTGTTACCATGCAGCTTAGTGGTATCAATGCA ATCTATTTCTATGCCTTTGATGTGTTCCGTACAGCTGGATTTACTGAAGATCGTATCCCCTACATATCTCTGGGAGCTGGGATCTGTGAGTTCTGCGCCTCCATAATGTGT AGCTTCATCATTGATAAATTTGGCAGAAGGATGCTGCTGTTGTGGGGATACGGACTGATGGTTTTGATGCTCATGGTCCTCACAACAACTCTCTCCCTGCAG CATCAGTTCTTCTGGATGCCCTACTTCAGTATTGCTCTAATTTTCTTGTTGATTATCATCTTTGCAACTGGACCAG CTGGAGCTTCATTCCCACTCATGCCTGAACTCTTCACCCAGTCATCCAGATCATCCGCATTAGTGATCTCCATGTCTCTACACTGGGTAGGACTCTATGTGATCGGGATGATTTTCCCATATGTAGTG AAAAGCCTCGGTACCTTCTGCTTCCTTATTTTTGTGGGCTTCATTTCTATCTCATGGATTCTCATCTACAGGTTCCTTCCAGAAACAAAAGGCAAATCAGTCATGGAAATCAAAGAGGAATTCAATCATTTAAATTTCAGGAAGAAATCTGTCCAGGACATGGGAGAGAATCCTTCTGAAAAATATATCTCATGTACCAAGTTATGA